A genomic window from Vigna radiata var. radiata cultivar VC1973A chromosome 2, Vradiata_ver6, whole genome shotgun sequence includes:
- the LOC106756345 gene encoding BEL1-like homeodomain protein 1 produces MATYFHGSTSEIPSSAEGLQTLYLMNPNYVPYSDAAQHPAQNMLLVNPNSASNTSPTSANALNLGNFTHAPPPPSPNNHRDQQHNHHHHHLIGLTIPSSNIIGSNTAAGDHARPSFLGQHEFSGFHSGAAAATTASTSRSNYNLWGSIFDQSASNMVTTTNTPSENIGCVASTVNPSTQIGFHRPNHLSLSLSSQQTPYRSLSGDVHAISPASLGGDDMRGLQNGVSNMHSVVLGSKYLKSTQELLDEVVNVGRGISKGEESMEGAKKEKMKGNIESTSGVGEGSSCGGENNDGGKQGGELGTAQRQELQMKKSKLVSMLDEVEQRYRQYHHQMQIVVTSFEQAAGVGAAKSYTSLALRTISKQFRCLKDAISSQIKTASKTLGEDDCLGVKVEGSRLRYVDHQLRQQRALQQLGMIQHNAWRPQRGLPERAVSVLRAWLFEHFLHPYPKDSDKVMLAKQTGLTRSQVSNWFINARVRLWKPMVEEMYLEEVKQEPNNGSQDNNINRSKENNKELWSETNAATQESGGMRLNQINVLQSKTESFNNNQTTSPTEISNSNSLSTSPMGGGGGGGGGGSLQSGFHLGDMQSPNKPRSTSEMQNSPGSILSVDMEMKPHHGETNTREGTNTKFGIENHGGGFGAFPMEDIGRFHHVTEQLAPRFHGNGVSLTLGLPHSENLTLSGTQHGFLSPNMHLGMRTTNENEFCGAMNTPPSSHSATSYDNIDIQNRKRFAAQLLRDFVA; encoded by the exons ATGGCGACGTACTTTCATGGTAGCACTTCAGAAATCCCTTCCTCCGCTGAAGGGTTGCAGACACTTTACCTTATGAATCCAAACTACGTACCGTACTCTGACGCGGCGCAACACCCAGCGCAAAACATGCTCCTCGTCAATCCCAATAGCGCCAGTAACACTAGCCCCACTTCCGCCAACGCGCTCAACTTGGGTAACTTCACCCACGCGCCTCCACCGCCATCTCCCAACAACCACCGTGACCAACaacacaaccaccaccaccaccacctgaTTGGGCTTACCATTCCCTCGTCAAACATCATCGGATCCAATACCGCCGCCGGAGATCACGCTCGCCCATCGTTCCTTGGACAACATGAATTCTCCGGCTTTCACAGCGGTGCTGCTGCGGCAACAACAGCATCAACTTCTCGTTCTAACTATAACTTATGGGGTTCCATATTCGATCAATCTGCTTCGAATATGGTGACAACAACAAACACCCCATCTGAAAATATAGGGTGTGTTGCTTCCACTGTCAATCCATCGACCCAGATTGGTTTCCACAGGCCGAATCATTTGTCGCTAAGCCTTTCTTCACAACAAACACCTTACAGGTCTCTATCCGGGGACGTTCATGCTATATCACCGGCGAGCCTCGGCGGCGATGATATGAGGGGTTTGCAGAACGGGGTTTCTAACATGCATAGTGTTGTTTTGGGTTCCAAGTATTTGAAATCAACACAGGAGCTTCTTGACGAAGTTGTGAATGTGGGGAGGGGAATCTCGAAAGGGGAGGAATCTATGGAAGGGGCTAAGAAAGAGAAGATGAAGGGGAATATTGAATCAACTTCTGGGGTTGGTGAAGGTTCGAGCTGTGGAGGAGAGAACAATGATGGAGGGAAACAAGGAGGTGAGCTCGGCACGGCACAGAGACAAGAGCTTCAGATGAAGAAATCCAAGCTTGTGAGCATGCTCGATGAG GTGGAGCAAAGGTACCGACAGTATCACCACCAAATGCAAATTGTGGTAACATCATTTGAGCAGGCTGCGGGTGTTGGAGCGGCAAAGTCTTATACATCCCTTGCGTTAAGGACAATCTCAAAGCAATTTCGGTGTCTGAAAGATGCTATCTCTTCGCAAATCAAGACAGCCAGCAAGACCTTGGGTGAAGATGATTGCTTAGGAGTTAAGGTAGAAGGTTCAAGACTTAGGTATGTTGATCATCAACTGAGACAACAACGTGCGTTGCAGCAACTAGGAATGATCCAACACAATGCTTGGAGGCCCCAAAGAGGCTTGCCTGAACGTGCTGTTTCTGTTCTTCGTGCTTGGCTTTTTGAGCATTTCCTGCACCC CTATCCTAAGGACTCCGACAAGGTTATGCTTGCAAAACAAACAGGACTTACTCGGAGCcag GTGTCTAACTGGTTTATAAATGCTCGAGTTCGGCTATGGAAGCCAATGGTTGAAGAAATGTACTTGGAGGAGGTGAAGCAGGAACCGAACAATGGCTCCCAAGACAATAACATAAATagatcaaaagaaaacaacaaggAGTTATGGTCAGAAACTAATGCTGCTACACAAGAATCTGGTGGCATGAGACTTAATCAAATTAATGTTCTCCAATCAAAGACAGAAAGTTTCAACAATAACCAAACCACTTCCCCAACAGAGATCTCCAATTCTAATTCACTCTCAACATCTCCAATgggaggtggaggaggaggaggaggaggagggtcTCTCCAATCTGGTTTCCATCTCGGGGACATGCAAAGTCCAAACAAACCAAGAAGCACTTCTGAAATGCAAAACTCTCCTGGTAGTATCCTTTCAGTGGACATGGAAATGAAGCCTCATCATGGAGAGACAAACACCAGAGAAGGAACCAACACAAAGTTTGGCATTGAAAACCATGGAGGGGGTTTTGGAGCATTTCCCATGGAAGATATTGGAAGGTTCCATCATGTCACTGAACAACTGGCTCCAAGGTTTCATGGAAACGGAGTTTCTCTCACTCTTGGACTTCCACACAGTGAGAATCTTACCCTCTCGGGAACTCAGCATGGATTCCTCTCTCCGAATATGCATTTGGGAATGAGAACAACCAATGAAAATGAGTTTTGTGGTGCCATGAACACCCCACCTTCTTCTCATTCAGCGACCAGTTATGATAACATCGACATCCAAAACAGAAAGAGGTTCGCTGCGCAGTTGTTGCGGGATTTCGTGGCCTGA
- the LOC106755552 gene encoding coiled-coil domain-containing protein R3HCC1L, which translates to MEKEKGNENWSEKVEDLVDAGDVESAISLLESVVQTLNPSDSASQLPLASALSDLADLYSSKGFSLKADHLQSRASVLKQLHSSNSSGEQVPKESNEDGVVKPTTFASRRSDGSVENRAELTAQTSAAGGSSDEDWEAIADREPDELLPTVSLDSVPGKSNLKLENAKSGTPKRRGRGTFSYEKQELYSDQLLGRSVVDVEQGEKPCNSEDNRDVQSTKYGTSHVIVLADFSPSTRTTELEKLFEDFKDRGFVIRWVNDTVALAVFRTPSVALEALNSVRCSFTTRILDEDDTLLTSIKARDLEPPRQRPKTSAEAAQRLIAHGMGLKLSSTSVGSREYRKQENDRRERIVTRQKLRDEAWGDD; encoded by the exons atggagaaagagaaaggaaatgAAAACTGGAGCGAAAAGGTGGAAGACCTAGTAGACGCCGGCGACGTGGAATCCGCAATCTCACTCCTCGAATCAGTGgtccaaaccctaaacccttccGATTCTGCTTCGCAACTTCCCTTGGCTTCTGCTCTCTCCGACTTGGCCGACCTTTACTCTTCCAAAGGCTTCTCTCTCAAAGCCGATCACCTTCAATCTCGCGCTTCTGTCCTCAAACAACTTCACAGTTCCAATTCTTC CGGCGAGCAAGTTCCGAAAGAGTCCAACGAGGATGGAGTCGTCAAACCGACCACGTTTGCTTCGCGTCGTTCTGATGGAAGCGTAGAAAACCGTGCGGAGTTGACTGCTCAGACCTCCGCCGCCGGCGGTTCTTCCGATGAAG ATTGGGAAGCAATAGCTGATCGTGAACCTGATGAGTTACTTCCCACGGTATCCTTAGATAGTGTACCTGGAAAATCAAATCTTAAATTGGAGAATGCCAAAAGTGGAACCCCAAAAAGGCGTGGAAGAGGAACATTCTCTTATGAGAAACAAGAGCTTTATAGTGATCAGTTACTTGGTAGATCGGTCGTTGATGTTGAGCAGGGCGAGAAACCCTGTAATTCAGAAGATAATAGAGATGTACAAAGCA CAAAATATGGTACAAGCCATGTTATTGTTCTGGCTGATTTTTCACCAAGTACTAGGACAACAGAGCTGGAGAAGCTTTTTGAGGACTTCAAAGACCGTGGATTTGTGATTCGTTGGGTTAATGATACGGTTGCACTTGCAGTATTTCGAACACCCTCAGTTG CACTTGAGGCTCTAAACAGTGTTCGTTGTTCATTCACCACGAGGATACTTGATGAAGATGATACTCTCCTTACTTCAATTAAAGCAAGAG ACCTGGAACCACCACGACAACGGCCGAAAACTTCAGCCGAAGCAGCGCAGAGGCTTATTGCTCATGGTATGGGCTTAAAATTGTCATCCACAAGCGTTGGGTCCCGAGAATATAGAAAGCAAGAAAATGATAGGAGGGAACGTATAGTGACCAGGCAAAAATTGAGAGACGAGGCTTGGGGAGACgattaa